From Quercus lobata isolate SW786 chromosome 11, ValleyOak3.0 Primary Assembly, whole genome shotgun sequence:
TCTTGACTGTTTATGAATGAAAGTTTCAGTTTGGTCTCAAAAAAATTAAcgatctttctctctctcttgaattTCTAGTGGGTCTGttattcacaattttttgtttgtttttttatttatttctctcaAATAAATTATTGGCCAAGCTGACACAATTCTTCTTTTAATTCTCAGTCTCAGAATCCACGATCTCGAGCACTTCTCATGCAGAAGTTGGACCGCAGTGGCTCTGGATCTAGGTTTTTCTCTTCCTAGTTTGTTGCGGTATATTGAAATTGACCTCTTTCTTCTtacattttcttcctttcttttgaaGCGTTGCTGGTTCCGCTGGCACTCCAGTTTTCAATAGCACAGGCCTTACTTTACCAACAGTGCCTATTTTAGGAGCTTTACCTGCAGTATCTCCGATTACTCCCCTTGTTCCTGCTCTTGCTGGACATGGTGGTTCAGGTCTTCAAGTTCCCATTGCTACTTTGCCAACTGTTGATACAGTTGGTGTTCCAAGTGAATGTTTATTATTGAATGATATGTTTGATCCAAATGATGAGGTTGGTGGGGCATGcttttttaaagtaattttcctttcttattcCTGTTGCTGATAATGTTCAAAATGATATCCCCCTTTGCAGACAGAACCAGATTTTGAGTTGGACATCAAAGAAGATGTTCAAAATGTATGTTTGAAGTTTGGGAAATTGAAACATATATTTGTAGACAAGTAAgctatttttttgtgtggaccTCCtcttccccccaccccccaccccttttttttcccattctttCAAATATTCTTGATATATTTAGATAGAATCGAATACaggaaaagaatacatatgACTGAACCTAATTACTTTGTTGAGGCTCTATAActaaccccaaaattttgggactctttgttgttgttgttgtagtatTTATGATTACAGGAACAGTGCTGGTTTTATGTATTTGCGATTTGAAAATACACAAGGTGCAGTTGCTGCACAACGTGCTCTCCATGGTAGATGGTTTGCTGGAAAGATTATTACCGCAACTTATATGGTAATTATAATTTCtcacttcattttattttgtttattttaatacGTAGTCCTTAATAGTAAAACTACAAGTAAATTCTACAAATGCATGCAGGTACCCCAGGCATACGAGGCTAAGTTCCCTGATAGCAAATAGGATTTATGGATTGTGGATGTGCAGTGAGAAGATGGCATTTGCATGTCTTTGATTTTTTCTTGGGGATtggggggaagagagagagagagagagagagaagctttTGTATGATACGGTCCTTAGGTCTGGCATATGAATTGCCAATAGATAAAAGATTGTAAAAAGAGGTCAGATTTATCATCTAAGTTGTTATTGCCTTGTATGATACGGTCCTTATGGCTTTTGTATGGGCGTTGAGCTGTTATGCTAGACGTGTTCTTTTTTACCTTGCCTGTCATGGATTTAAGATAGGGTTTGCTGCTTATGGGCTTGGAGCCTGGcctgaaatatttttcctgtgCTATGTGCCTTGCTTGTACTTCTCAGACGAAGATCTTATTCAAGATCATGTTACCATCCGAACATAAAAAAGTAAGATTAGCTCCATGATGGGGGATACGTTAAAAACAACAATATCTGAGAGATAAGATTACTCCACATTGCTAGTACCAAATGGTAAAACAAAAAACGTTGTAATCAATTTATATGGTGAGTAATTGTTGAGGGTGTCAGTGGATTGTGGGCAAAACTCAAGTTGAAGGGTATGCTCCCTGCGTGTGACAATAGTTTGgaattttcatgaaaaagagaaataatttatgtcttttttataagtaaattgtggcaaaacaaaatcaaatattgacaaactgaaatgaaaaaaacaaaatcaaaggaCTGAAACGAATAAAACTTAGAAAGTGAGTTTTATATTTTAGcataatattaatttacaaaacgaatatttttctttagattggTGAGTACATCTAATATTAATTGTCgataataaattaaacaaaggcatttattaattcaaatgagtcaaaattaaacataataaaaagaaattttgatttacataattttttaatattataaaatgaaaatagggCAAATTACAGTGTCTAAATTGCATTCATAATCTGTGTCATCTGATGTGCTCTTTTACAGGAAAATGACCCTACAATTGAACATATTATCACTCCTCGTATAGCTCTTACTACTGTTGAATATTTGGCTTATGAATGTGGGAAGAATGTTCTTGTCATACTTACAGATATGAGTTCTTATGCTGTTGCTCTTCGTGAGGTAATGTTAAATCTTTACGCCTTAATTTGCACTGGGGCTGTGCCATATACTATAATTTATGAGAAAAAGAGAGGTCAATGTAAGGATGCATGAAGCTGCCTGTACATCCTTCAACATCTTTTTGTGGTTCTAATACTtggaaatatataatatatttgtaaaatttacatGGCTTCCTAGTATATTTGAAAgtcaaaacttttctatttGTCCAGAGTATTTTGAGTAGTCTGTAAGAGCCTCAAAAGTTTTCTAAAAGAATTTGCTTGACACAAACAACCGATTGCTACTGTGCAGGTCTTTGGTGCCTGTCAAGAAGTGCGGGGAAGGCATGGTATCCTGGGTATACGTATACTGATTTGGAAACAATTTACAAGTGTGCTGGAAGAATTGAAGGGCGAAAAGGCTTAAAACACGTTAACTGAGGAGCCAAGTTAGTAGGTGAATTAGTTATTTAGTGAGAAGTCACGTTAACTGATTTTTATTCTACATTTTACAAATGCTTAAAACACAATGGGGAATACTCACCTAAAAATAAAgaggaaattttcaaattccaaaACTTAGTTCCAGCTACTAATAAGAGCCTTATGCCCAAATATGTCCATGAATTGGTCATCAAAGGTGAGGAACTTCAAAAGAATTatattcaagaaaataaaataacctgcacatcaaaataacaaaaaattgatagcacattctctcttgaaaagaACATATGCAAGCTCCATCGTTTAACTGATCCTCAAATCTCAATAAACCCATTTATCTCACTTTTCCAACTTCAACAATCATACAAAACCCTCcagattttaaattatatgaaaatacagtttctaccaaaaaaaaaggtttctagTTGCATCAAATACAAATAAGCCAAATAAATGAACTTTCTTGAGGATTCATCTTATCATTCACCAAGTATATTATGCACCCTACCCATGGGAAAGTTCTCATATTCGACAATTGAAGACATTCTTGAATGCTTACATGCATCGCAAATTATGTACCCGCTATTATGTTTATGAGGGGTCTTAAGGAAAATAAGAATCTCATAAGTTTGAGGAAGTAATAAGAGCCTTTACCTGCTTTTGGCACTTGCATTTGTTTAAGCAATAGATGAAACACCAAGTCTTGTGCCTCTGGCTTTGGATTTATTCAGCTCTTTGATTCATTCAAGTGGATCTGAGAAGCATTATAAGGAAGTATATACAAGGTTAGAATTTaatctatgaagcacgggtgcgtttcgggactcgggtgcgggtgcgggtatGGGTGCGgaactcggcaatttttgaaaaaggtgggtgcgggtgcggcgggactcggcgattaaaaaattattaaaaatatttttaatatattacttAGCAtgctattttatataataataatagaaaactcatattataataataataatattaataataatagtatagaaataataataataaaataaatagataataataagtaaaacaaaaaaaacaaaaaaagaaggaggCTCTCACGTGTAGCttcccattaaaaaagaaaaaaaaagaaaaaaaaaaaagaaaagaaaggaagatgTGGCTCTCACGTTTGGTCAGAAAggcacaaaaaacaaagaggAGTTTTTgtacttaccaaaaaaagagaaacagaaGTTACAgaacacttcaaaaaaaaaaaatgaaaacagagAACAACTCAGTAGAACACAAAGACGCAAAGATCCAGTCCAGTccagaaggttttttttttttccttaccgACCGATTTCATTTTTCCGGCCGAAACACGCCAATATTCTGCCGATACGATCCGAATCGGCGCAAATCCATCCGATTCGGCACGAATCGGTGTGCGTCGGAGCCGAATCAGCGAGAGTCGGCGCCGATTTGAGCCGCGTCGATGCGAGTCGGGAAATCCACGTGGCACAACGCAACACGGACGCGCGGTCTGCGGCGTCCCTCCCGCGTCCCGCCGCGTCGGACGCGGGTGCGCTGGGTCCGGAGCCGCGTCCATGCATCTCAGaatttaattctaattttaatatataacaGTTCATTTAACTCTTAAGAgactaaatttaatattaaattttggaCCCACCATGTGTCACTTCAATCACCCTACCAACAAaataagaaccaaaaaaaagaaaagaaaaagaagtatcAGTTGCAAGTTTTACCCCATTTACAATAGCATCTTGAAACAGCAGAGGCTGGTAGACTCAGATGTATTCGATGTTAATGCAGATTATGGGTTCAAACAACATGAAAATCTGTTATTGCTTTCTTCCATTGGGATTTATTGCTTGATGAGGGATGATGCAGAGTGATTCAACAATTGTCCCAATAACATATTATTGGCTATGTTATAACTAatgcaagaaaaaataaataaaatatgaagattTATTGAAATAGATACAATAAGCTAAAAAGGACACTTTGTATTAGAATTaaccaattgaaaattttcGAAGCAAGTCATCTACCCACATAATACAATGGATATTTTTCTCTCATAAGGTTTGTGTCAAAGCCAGCAATAATAACTCATGTAATTCTCAATAGACCAACTGCTCATGCAAAttcttaaaacacaaaaacttgaCTTAAAAGGGacttaacaattttaaattagatGGTGTTCTAACATAttgaaaatttaaggttttcttTGTCTCCTAAAGCATCAATCCAAACCTCACAACTCAAGTATAACAAACACAATAGTCAAAGGATCCTAGAAATACACTTTCAAAGCCCTAATGTCACAAAAATCTTATAGTCAAGTATTTTGACAGACAAGTTGCAGGCAATTTCTAAGAGGTCAATCCAAAGACCAATGCTATTTAATCTAAGGGCTTGATAAGACGTAATGAAACTACCAATGGTCAACGCTATTAATTTCAAAACTGTAACAGTTGTTAgttccaaaagagaaaaaataaaaatataaaaacagtaAACAAAATAATCCCAACAAATTTCCTGAATAATCATTCAGAAAACAATCCAATGGAAATTTTCAAATAGAACAGTTGacatagggaaaaaaattagggaagaagaagaggcatGAAATGGACCTCAAGGTCATGGAAGACTGTTTGATGTCCAAGTTGGTGCGGTCATTGATTCTGCCATAGGAAAACAAATGTCAAAAAGAATGCCTACAATCTGCTTCTTAAGGACTCTCACTGCCTTTCCACAAATCCTTTCAGACATAATCATGTCCATAGAGGGGTTTGGAATCTGATTTGGAGAGTAAAAGTCCCCCGAGAATCTGCAACTTTATGCGGAAGCTTATGCATGATGGCCTCCCCACTCTCCTAAGTCTAAAAAATAGAGGAATACCAACCCAAAGCACCTACCCCCTATgtaatgatgaagatgaagccACAACTCACCTATTTCTGTCTTGCCCTTTTGCTAGAGCTTGCTGGCATGGATCTCCGTTAGCTGTTCATACCTGATCTAGCCAATGTCTCAAGGTAGCAATGGGTTGGGAATTTATTAGGCAGACATAAAAAACTGGAGGCTTAGTCAATGATTTATCTTCAAGCCATTTTCACTACATTTTGGACAATCTGGAACCACAGAAACACTGTGGTTCATGAAGGCAAACAATAGTGAGAAGTCACATTAACTGATTTTTATTCtacattattttacaaatgCTTAAAACACAATGGGGAATATTTACttaaaaattgttgcaataataTCGAAGTTATTATAATAGTTTATGCGAggtgttgcaataaaatttgaggtaataagTTTGTGctacaaaaaatttttgttacaataaaccttaaatattttaatgaaaattttgatgtaataatatatttgctattgcaataaacaatttattacttCGAATATCTTGTAGCAATAGGCTATTATTTCATGaaatttattacaataaattgtaaagaattgacaaaaataatttgggttcaaattactGCAACagtatatttattgtaatagttattttttttcatattttttcttacaatatattgtaaaataattggaattagatcattgtaataatatattcattgcagtttcatatttgtcattgcaatagattgtaaaataattgatattta
This genomic window contains:
- the LOC115969127 gene encoding RNA-binding protein 39-like; protein product: MQKLDRSGSGSSVAGSAGTPVFNSTGLTLPTVPILGALPAVSPITPLVPALAGHGGSGLQVPIATLPTVDTVGVPSECLLLNDMFDPNDETEPDFELDIKEDVQNVCLKFGKLKHIFVDNIYDYRNSAGFMYLRFENTQGAVAAQRALHGRWFAGKIITATYMVPQAYEAKFPDSK